The Aphis gossypii isolate Hap1 unplaced genomic scaffold, ASM2018417v2 Contig00531, whole genome shotgun sequence genome has a window encoding:
- the LOC126554510 gene encoding uncharacterized protein LOC126554510: MCQLEVVFYAIFWNDILERFDLTSHLLQDPKIVLQTAVNALNSLLSFIREIRNKYEEYEEKAKEMLGSKDYAQIHNRKKNVRLGSLNSNQTETTKLSPKEKFRTESFISVVDQLIVSLTERISAYETICQRFGFLNKIQNLETSELQSAANYLVSIYLNDLESSLGNEFIQFGSFVKIYIETRKDNEQWEMFLYRIIEENNLQCTFPNIEVVLRIYLVLMVSNCSGERSFSKMKLIKNRLRNSMTQRRLSGLALLSIESDILRTLDFSQVVEKFAATKSRKVII; this comes from the coding sequence ATGTGTCAACTTGAAGTGgtattttatgcaattttttgGAATGATATTTTAGAGAGGTTTGATTTAACAAGCCATCTTTTACAAGACCCAAAAATAGTTCTTCAAACTGCTGTAAATGCCCTTAATTctcttttatcatttattcgagaaatacgaaataaatatGAAGAATATGAAGAAAAAGCAAAAGAAATGTTAGGATCAAAAGATTATGCGCAAATTCATAatcggaaaaaaaatgtaagactAGGTTCATTAAATAGTAATCAAACAGAAACAACCAAGTTATCaccaaaagaaaaatttagaaCAGAAAGCTTTATTTCAGTAGTTGATCAATTGATAGTATCATTAACCGAAAGAATAAGTGCTTATGAAACAATTTGTCAacgttttggttttttaaataaaattcaaaacttagaAACTTCTGAGCTACAATCTGCTGCAAATTATCTTGTTAGCATTTATCTTAATGATTTAGAATCTTCACTTGGTAACGAATTTATACAGTTCGGttcatttgtaaaaatatatatagaaacaCGTAAAGACAATGAGCAGTgggaaatgtttttatacagaATTATTGAGGAAAATAATTTGCAGTGTACATTTCCTAATATAGAAGTAGTGTTGcgaatatatttagttttgatgGTGTCCAACTGTAGTGGAGAAcgatcattttcaaaaatgaagttaataaaaaatcgattacgAAATTCGATGACACAAAGACGACTATCAGGACTTGCACTGTTAAGTATCGAAAGTGACATACTAAGAACATTAGATTTTTCTCAAGTAGTTGAAAAATTTGCGGCAACAAAATCTcgcaaagttataatataa